A genomic segment from Geitlerinema sp. PCC 7407 encodes:
- a CDS encoding GDSL-type esterase/lipase family protein, whose protein sequence is MSGLELLALTEAQLAASASASAPDPVPILQTAPKTLPEPAVPANPPAPAGVAIQPEFGALPPGRSDFTPLAPPQVIPRPRSGSQLFVQRWAALRAGRLYTRLPSDSFQDLWSRATRQPTHEDWKRLLAQEARVVAQSQGRSRLSVLVGDSLTLWLPPEDLAGDRLWLNQSISGETSAHVLSRLQNFAQTRPDTIYVMAGVNDLKQGASDNTVLWNLRVIMRRLRQTHPSAQIVVQSILPTRLDRIPGDRVARLNQRLAAIARQENAQYLDLYSAFADFDGNLRPELTTDGLHLSAQGYQLWQQRLQQSQWTIAQS, encoded by the coding sequence ATGAGTGGTTTGGAACTCCTGGCTCTGACCGAAGCCCAGCTTGCTGCTTCTGCCTCTGCGTCCGCTCCCGATCCGGTGCCCATTCTCCAGACTGCTCCCAAGACCCTTCCGGAGCCCGCTGTTCCCGCTAATCCGCCAGCCCCCGCCGGTGTGGCGATTCAGCCCGAGTTTGGCGCTCTGCCGCCCGGCCGCTCGGACTTCACGCCCCTAGCGCCGCCCCAGGTAATTCCGCGGCCTCGCTCCGGCAGCCAGCTCTTTGTCCAGCGCTGGGCCGCCCTGCGGGCGGGCCGGCTCTACACCCGTTTGCCCAGTGACAGCTTTCAGGATCTGTGGTCTCGGGCGACCCGCCAGCCCACCCACGAAGACTGGAAGCGTCTCCTGGCCCAAGAAGCGCGGGTGGTCGCCCAGAGTCAGGGCCGCAGCCGCCTGTCGGTCCTGGTGGGAGACTCCCTCACCCTGTGGCTGCCCCCGGAGGACTTGGCGGGCGATCGCCTCTGGCTCAACCAAAGCATCTCCGGCGAGACCTCGGCCCACGTCCTGAGCCGTCTGCAAAACTTCGCCCAGACGCGGCCCGACACGATCTACGTGATGGCGGGGGTCAATGACCTCAAGCAAGGTGCCTCAGACAACACCGTCCTGTGGAATCTGCGGGTGATCATGCGGCGACTGCGCCAAACCCACCCCTCTGCCCAAATCGTCGTGCAGTCGATTTTGCCCACGCGCCTAGACCGGATTCCAGGCGATCGCGTGGCGCGCCTCAATCAGCGCCTCGCCGCGATCGCCCGCCAAGAAAACGCCCAGTACCTCGATCTCTACTCTGCCTTTGCAGACTTTGATGGCAACCTGCGCCCCGAACTCACGACCGACGGCCTTCACCTAAGCGCCCAAGGCTACCAGCTCTGGCAGCAGCGATTGCAGCAGTCCCAGTGGACCATTGCTCAGTCCTAG
- a CDS encoding DUF2949 domain-containing protein, whose protein sequence is MTPASYSQLIRFLREDLALSSSSIEMALRHCAQDPGPLPMVLWQYGLVTLDQLNRIYDWLETAA, encoded by the coding sequence GTGACTCCTGCAAGCTATTCACAACTGATCCGGTTTCTTCGGGAGGATTTAGCCTTATCTTCTTCCTCCATCGAGATGGCCCTGCGGCACTGCGCCCAAGATCCTGGCCCCTTGCCCATGGTGCTTTGGCAGTACGGCCTTGTAACCCTTGATCAGCTCAATCGCATTTATGACTGGCTAGAGACGGCGGCTTAG
- a CDS encoding DUF4327 family protein, which produces MIQSVQYSLNVIQDEARQLVHKGVVSRKQPIYVLCQFIPPREWALVECELERNDFLLRDPICDLLGHEEWEND; this is translated from the coding sequence ATGATTCAATCTGTCCAATACTCCTTAAATGTAATTCAGGACGAAGCGCGTCAGCTTGTGCACAAAGGGGTAGTTAGCCGCAAACAGCCGATTTACGTTCTGTGCCAGTTCATCCCGCCTCGGGAGTGGGCCTTGGTGGAGTGCGAACTAGAGCGTAATGATTTCTTGTTGCGCGATCCGATTTGTGACTTGCTCGGCCACGAAGAGTGGGAAAACGATTAG
- a CDS encoding SPOR domain-containing protein, with the protein MVSHHNGCQVGPLRFGLKLRLLAGAAVVSGALGAIAEGAIAETPLLKSQLIAQDVFQGLPPPPELTPLPSVTVPSDPSAAPAAAPREIEFSAPLPTTAPSLSPATPAGLPGRYFVLISGDSDLLLGQVRRVEPEAFRKTYKGRTVIQAGTFNSRENAAQRAAQLQAQGIRSNLISVSGDGGEDFGSVAQGYYVVIPADRALLPSIAETVRRAGVSGQVLQRTAPLGPHVAVGPFGDRDAAERSMNALKGIGLPNARVYFDR; encoded by the coding sequence ATGGTGAGTCACCACAATGGGTGCCAAGTTGGGCCGCTACGTTTTGGGCTAAAGCTGCGCCTGCTCGCGGGGGCAGCGGTGGTTTCGGGTGCGTTGGGGGCGATCGCGGAGGGGGCGATCGCAGAAACCCCTCTCCTCAAAAGCCAGCTCATCGCTCAGGATGTGTTTCAGGGTCTGCCGCCGCCGCCAGAACTCACGCCCTTGCCCTCGGTGACCGTGCCCTCGGACCCGTCGGCTGCTCCCGCCGCTGCCCCTCGGGAAATTGAATTTTCTGCGCCCCTGCCGACGACCGCGCCGTCGCTGAGCCCCGCCACCCCGGCTGGCCTGCCCGGACGCTATTTCGTGCTGATCAGCGGCGATAGCGATCTGCTGCTGGGGCAGGTGCGGCGCGTGGAGCCGGAGGCCTTCCGCAAGACCTATAAAGGACGCACGGTGATTCAGGCAGGCACCTTCAACAGCCGCGAAAACGCCGCCCAGCGAGCGGCCCAGCTCCAGGCCCAGGGCATTCGCTCGAACCTGATCTCGGTCTCGGGGGACGGCGGAGAGGACTTTGGGTCGGTGGCCCAGGGCTACTATGTGGTGATTCCGGCCGATCGCGCCCTGCTGCCGTCCATTGCCGAAACGGTGCGCCGTGCCGGGGTCAGTGGCCAGGTGCTCCAGCGCACGGCACCTTTGGGACCTCATGTGGCGGTCGGTCCCTTCGGCGATCGCGACGCGGCGGAGCGCTCCATGAACGCCCTCAAGGGGATCGGCCTCCCCAACGCGCGGGTCTATTTCGATCGGTAA
- the nblR gene encoding response regulator transcription factor NblR, translating into MNLPASAVHDPCILLLEADDLLAQHMSLDLKEAGYDAVVAHDASTGLQQLSQLQPAMVVVDRMLGGESGLQFCTQLRGLGFRVPVLLLMARDTVEDRIACLEAGADDYFLKPYRTEEFLRLLRLYLRPETTGNEQLRFGELVLDLATRRVLRNGRTIDLTMKEFDLLKYLMEHPREVLTREQILENVWGYDFMGESNVIEVYIRYLRLKIEDEGEKRLIQTVRGVGYVLREP; encoded by the coding sequence ATGAATCTCCCGGCTTCCGCTGTCCATGATCCTTGCATTTTGCTGCTCGAGGCCGATGATCTGCTTGCCCAGCACATGAGTCTGGATCTCAAAGAAGCAGGGTACGACGCCGTCGTGGCCCACGACGCCAGCACTGGACTCCAGCAGCTCTCGCAGCTCCAGCCCGCCATGGTAGTGGTCGATCGCATGCTGGGGGGTGAGTCAGGGCTCCAGTTTTGCACGCAGCTGCGGGGATTGGGCTTTCGGGTGCCGGTCCTGCTGCTGATGGCGCGCGACACCGTCGAAGACCGCATCGCCTGCCTCGAAGCAGGAGCCGACGACTATTTCCTCAAGCCCTATCGCACCGAAGAGTTCTTGCGGCTGCTGCGGCTCTATCTGCGGCCCGAGACCACCGGCAATGAGCAGCTTCGCTTTGGGGAACTGGTCCTGGACCTGGCTACCCGGCGAGTGCTGCGCAATGGACGCACCATCGACCTGACGATGAAAGAATTTGACCTGCTGAAGTACCTGATGGAGCATCCACGGGAGGTCCTGACGCGGGAGCAAATCCTAGAGAATGTCTGGGGCTACGACTTCATGGGCGAATCCAACGTGATTGAGGTCTATATTCGCTATCTGCGGCTGAAAATCGAGGACGAAGGCGAAAAACGGCTAATTCAGACTGTGCGCGGCGTGGGCTATGTGCTGCGTGAACCTTAA
- a CDS encoding helix-turn-helix transcriptional regulator, which translates to MSNPKPVLSTSADAVQASESLNCDVQHPVNLEQVRQLHREILSQEKAQRMAEFFGLLGDANRLRIVSALAMQELCVCDLAAIVKMSESAVSHQLRALRSIRLVGYRKQGRNVFYRLKDSHVLNLYREVAEHLDEPED; encoded by the coding sequence ATGTCTAATCCCAAACCTGTGCTTTCAACGTCTGCGGATGCCGTTCAGGCTTCGGAGAGTCTGAACTGCGACGTTCAGCATCCGGTCAATCTGGAGCAGGTTCGACAACTGCACCGAGAAATTTTGAGTCAAGAAAAGGCTCAGCGAATGGCTGAGTTTTTTGGTTTGCTGGGGGACGCCAACCGCCTGCGCATTGTGTCGGCGCTGGCTATGCAAGAGCTGTGCGTCTGTGACCTAGCGGCGATCGTCAAAATGAGCGAGTCTGCGGTGTCGCACCAGCTGCGGGCGCTGCGATCGATCCGACTGGTGGGCTACCGGAAGCAAGGGCGAAACGTGTTTTATCGCCTCAAGGACAGCCACGTGCTGAATTTGTATCGAGAGGTGGCGGAGCACCTGGATGAACCGGAGGACTGA
- a CDS encoding bifunctional ADP-dependent NAD(P)H-hydrate dehydratase/NAD(P)H-hydrate epimerase gives MQDRAAQLQTFVVTAQQMRAIESRVFAAGMPVAALMEKVAGQVARRIQVLYPQPATRRVGVLVGPGHNGGDGLVVARELLFRGYEVRLWQPIAKLKDLTAQHARYVQSLGASVSDRPESLDGVDLIVDGLFGFGLERPIDGDLAAAIAHLNALPCPVVSIDLPSGLHTDTGEALGTAICADRTLCLGLWKLGLLQDRALAFVGETELVDFDLPLADIAAVLSESPGLRRITPEVALSGLPLVRQPSTHKYRQGHVLLVCGSRQYLGAMLLTALGARATGVGMVSMAVPESAKPWLVSRLPEVVAYGCPETESGAIAQLPSLDLAKFQAIACGPGLTLDAAGVMRTLLESDRPLVLDADGLNLLAQIDPIATLRSRSAPTVLTPHTGEFQRLFPETGWDRENRPQAAQAAAQATGATILLKGARTAIASPQGPVWINPESTPALARGGSGDVLTGLIGGLMAQGLAKGIAPEASVRSAAWWHAQAACRAAQERTVLGVDPVTLTEALIPTLRDWAAIARPPM, from the coding sequence ATGCAGGACCGAGCGGCTCAACTTCAAACCTTTGTGGTGACGGCCCAGCAGATGCGCGCCATCGAGTCGCGGGTGTTTGCGGCGGGGATGCCGGTCGCGGCCCTAATGGAAAAGGTCGCTGGCCAGGTGGCGCGCCGAATTCAGGTGCTCTACCCCCAGCCTGCAACGCGCCGGGTGGGAGTGCTGGTGGGGCCGGGGCACAATGGCGGCGATGGGCTGGTGGTGGCGCGGGAGCTGCTGTTTCGGGGGTATGAGGTGCGTCTGTGGCAGCCCATCGCTAAGCTAAAAGACTTGACGGCTCAGCACGCCCGCTATGTCCAGAGCCTGGGCGCTTCGGTGAGCGATCGCCCCGAGAGCCTGGACGGCGTGGATTTGATTGTGGATGGGCTGTTTGGCTTTGGGCTGGAGCGCCCGATCGACGGGGATTTGGCGGCGGCGATCGCCCACCTCAACGCCCTGCCGTGCCCCGTAGTCAGCATTGACCTGCCGTCCGGTCTGCACACCGACACCGGCGAGGCCCTGGGCACCGCAATCTGTGCCGATCGCACCCTGTGTTTGGGCCTCTGGAAGCTGGGCTTGCTCCAGGATCGCGCCCTGGCCTTTGTTGGAGAAACAGAGCTAGTTGACTTTGATCTGCCCCTAGCGGACATCGCGGCGGTGCTATCAGAGTCGCCTGGGCTGCGCCGGATCACCCCAGAAGTCGCTCTTTCGGGGCTGCCGCTGGTCCGCCAGCCCTCCACTCACAAGTATCGCCAGGGCCACGTCCTGCTGGTGTGCGGGTCTCGGCAGTACCTGGGGGCGATGCTGCTGACGGCGCTGGGGGCGCGGGCGACGGGGGTGGGTATGGTGTCCATGGCGGTGCCGGAGTCCGCGAAGCCCTGGCTGGTGAGCCGCCTGCCCGAGGTGGTGGCCTACGGCTGCCCGGAAACCGAGAGCGGGGCGATCGCCCAATTGCCCAGTCTCGACTTGGCGAAATTCCAGGCGATCGCCTGTGGACCGGGCCTGACCCTGGACGCAGCGGGCGTTATGAGAACGCTTTTGGAGAGCGATCGCCCCTTGGTCCTCGACGCAGACGGCCTGAACTTGCTGGCCCAAATCGATCCCATCGCCACCCTGCGATCGCGATCGGCCCCGACGGTGCTGACCCCCCACACTGGCGAATTTCAGCGGCTGTTTCCCGAGACCGGCTGGGATCGCGAAAACCGGCCCCAGGCGGCCCAGGCTGCGGCCCAGGCCACGGGTGCAACCATTTTGCTTAAGGGTGCGCGAACGGCGATCGCCAGCCCCCAAGGCCCCGTCTGGATCAATCCCGAGAGCACGCCCGCCCTGGCTCGGGGCGGCAGCGGCGATGTCTTGACCGGGCTGATCGGTGGCCTGATGGCCCAGGGACTCGCCAAAGGGATCGCCCCGGAGGCGAGCGTGCGCAGCGCCGCCTGGTGGCATGCCCAGGCGGCATGCCGAGCGGCTCAGGAGCGCACCGTCCTGGGCGTGGATCCGGTGACCCTGACCGAGGCCCTGATCCCGACGCTGCGGGACTGGGCGGCGATCGCCCGTCCCCCGATGTAA
- a CDS encoding alanine--glyoxylate aminotransferase family protein, producing the protein MDDKLMLMIPGPTPVPEQVLLAMAKHPIGHRSGDFNKIMAEVTEGLKWLHQTQNDVLVLASSGTGAMEAGIINFLSPGDRVLVGNNGKFGERWGEVCEAYGLTVQAITAEWGKPLDPEQFRAALEADTNKEIRAVIITHSETSTGVLNDLEAINRHVKAHGQALMIVDAVTSLGAVNVPIDEWGLDVVASGSQKGYMLPPGLGFVSVSAKAWDAYKTAKLPRFYLDLGKYRKDAAKNSTPFTPPVNLFFGLQAALRIMKAEGLENIFARHQRQMQATRAAMRACDLPLFAPDEAASPAITAVMPQSVDAEQIRSAMRKRFDIALAGGQDHLKGKIFRVGHLGFVSDRDILTAIAALEATLQDLGHQTFTSGAGVAAAAKVLIG; encoded by the coding sequence ATGGATGACAAGTTAATGCTGATGATTCCCGGCCCCACACCGGTGCCGGAGCAAGTTCTGCTGGCGATGGCAAAGCACCCCATCGGTCACCGCAGCGGAGACTTCAACAAGATTATGGCGGAGGTCACCGAAGGCCTCAAATGGCTGCACCAAACCCAAAACGACGTGCTCGTGCTAGCCTCCAGCGGTACCGGCGCCATGGAAGCGGGAATCATCAACTTCCTGAGCCCGGGCGATCGCGTTTTGGTGGGCAACAACGGTAAGTTTGGCGAGCGCTGGGGCGAAGTCTGCGAAGCCTACGGTCTGACGGTCCAGGCGATCACCGCCGAGTGGGGCAAGCCCCTCGACCCCGAGCAATTCCGCGCTGCTCTAGAAGCGGACACCAACAAGGAAATCCGGGCGGTCATCATCACCCACAGTGAGACCTCCACCGGCGTCCTCAACGATCTCGAAGCCATCAACCGCCACGTGAAAGCCCACGGCCAAGCGTTGATGATCGTAGACGCGGTGACCAGCCTCGGCGCTGTGAACGTGCCCATCGATGAATGGGGCCTCGACGTCGTCGCCTCCGGCTCCCAGAAAGGCTACATGCTGCCGCCGGGTCTCGGCTTTGTGAGCGTCAGCGCCAAAGCGTGGGACGCCTACAAAACCGCAAAACTGCCCCGCTTCTATCTGGATCTGGGCAAGTACCGCAAAGACGCCGCCAAGAACAGTACGCCCTTCACGCCGCCGGTGAATTTGTTCTTTGGCTTGCAGGCAGCCCTGCGGATCATGAAAGCCGAGGGTCTCGAGAATATCTTTGCTCGCCACCAGCGCCAAATGCAGGCGACTCGCGCCGCCATGCGGGCGTGCGATCTGCCGCTGTTTGCGCCGGATGAGGCAGCGAGCCCAGCTATCACGGCGGTCATGCCCCAATCGGTGGACGCAGAGCAAATCCGCTCAGCGATGCGTAAGCGCTTTGACATCGCGCTAGCGGGCGGCCAAGACCACCTCAAGGGCAAGATCTTCCGGGTGGGTCACCTCGGTTTTGTGAGCGATCGCGATATTCTGACGGCGATCGCGGCCCTCGAAGCCACCCTGCAAGACCTCGGTCACCAGACCTTTACCTCGGGCGCTGGGGTTGCTGCTGCGGCCAAAGTGCTGATCGGCTAA
- a CDS encoding PetM family cytochrome b6-f complex subunit 7 → MGEMFTAAFLSASLILVGLSAGFLLLKIQKGAEG, encoded by the coding sequence ATGGGCGAAATGTTCACCGCCGCCTTTCTATCCGCCAGCCTGATTCTGGTGGGCCTGTCCGCTGGTTTCCTGCTTCTGAAAATTCAGAAAGGCGCAGAAGGCTAA
- a CDS encoding DUF192 domain-containing protein: protein MLLMGCSAPATELPPDTDSAEQILESTLPAGAQLLPVSAQARIGQAIIRLEVARTSAEQATGLMFRPALPANRGMLFPFEPARPVQFWMRNVPVPLDMVFVYNGEVKAIAAEVPPCTTPSCPTYGPTALIDQVIELRAGRAAELGLEVGDRVSIEAISP, encoded by the coding sequence ATGCTGCTCATGGGCTGCTCTGCTCCAGCGACCGAGCTACCCCCAGACACAGATTCGGCAGAGCAGATTCTCGAGAGCACGCTTCCGGCAGGTGCTCAGCTGCTCCCCGTTTCGGCTCAGGCGCGCATCGGTCAAGCGATCATCCGCCTGGAGGTGGCGAGGACTTCGGCAGAGCAAGCAACGGGGCTGATGTTCCGGCCAGCCCTTCCGGCCAATCGAGGGATGCTGTTTCCCTTTGAGCCGGCCCGACCGGTGCAGTTCTGGATGCGCAATGTGCCGGTGCCGCTGGATATGGTGTTTGTGTACAACGGTGAGGTGAAGGCGATCGCGGCTGAGGTGCCCCCCTGCACCACCCCAAGCTGCCCCACCTACGGCCCGACAGCTCTGATTGACCAAGTGATCGAGCTGCGAGCTGGCAGAGCCGCCGAGCTCGGTCTAGAAGTGGGCGATCGCGTCAGCATTGAAGCAATTTCGCCGTGA
- a CDS encoding NAD(+) kinase, with protein sequence MPKVGIIYNDVKPVACRTAEELHSKLIDQGWEVCLATGLGGILGYSELEGEACRIPIESLVPPGFDEEIQFAIVLGGDGTVLSAFRQIAPLGIPLLTVNTGHMGFLTEVYINQLSTAIDQMLAGEYEVETRSMLAVQVFRRDRLLWEALCLNEMVLHREPLTSMCHFEIGIGRHAPVDIAADGIILSTPTGSTAYSLSAGGPVVTPGVSVLQLVPICPHSLASRALVFDDQEVVQIFPANLDRLVMVVDGNAGCYVMPDDRVQVERSPYNARFIRLQAPEFFQVLREKLGWGLPHIAKPTSVELP encoded by the coding sequence GTGCCCAAGGTTGGCATTATTTACAACGACGTTAAGCCTGTTGCCTGTCGAACCGCAGAAGAGTTACACAGCAAGCTCATAGACCAGGGATGGGAAGTTTGTCTCGCCACCGGTTTGGGGGGGATTCTGGGCTACTCCGAGCTAGAGGGCGAGGCTTGTCGTATTCCCATTGAGAGTCTGGTTCCGCCAGGTTTTGACGAAGAAATTCAGTTTGCGATCGTGCTGGGGGGAGACGGCACGGTCCTGTCGGCCTTTCGGCAAATAGCTCCCCTCGGGATTCCCCTGCTGACGGTCAACACAGGCCATATGGGGTTCTTGACGGAGGTCTACATCAATCAGCTCTCAACGGCCATCGATCAGATGCTGGCGGGAGAGTACGAGGTGGAGACCCGCAGTATGCTGGCGGTGCAGGTGTTCCGGCGCGATCGCCTGCTGTGGGAGGCTCTGTGCCTCAACGAGATGGTGCTGCACCGGGAGCCACTGACGAGCATGTGCCACTTTGAGATTGGCATTGGTCGTCATGCCCCCGTCGATATTGCCGCCGACGGGATTATTCTTTCGACGCCCACGGGCTCGACGGCCTATTCGCTGTCGGCCGGGGGGCCTGTAGTAACGCCTGGGGTTTCTGTCCTACAGCTGGTGCCGATCTGCCCTCACTCGTTGGCTTCGCGAGCGCTGGTGTTTGATGATCAGGAAGTGGTGCAGATCTTCCCTGCCAACCTCGATCGCTTGGTGATGGTGGTGGACGGCAACGCCGGTTGCTATGTGATGCCCGATGATCGGGTGCAGGTCGAGCGATCGCCCTACAACGCTCGATTTATTCGTCTGCAAGCCCCTGAGTTTTTTCAAGTGCTGCGCGAAAAGCTGGGCTGGGGCCTACCCCACATCGCCAAGCCAACCTCGGTCGAGCTGCCCTAG
- a CDS encoding SDR family oxidoreductase: MNVLVVGATGTLGRQVTRRALDEGYKVRCLVRNFKKASFLREWGAELVEANLCNPESLPPTLEGMDIVIDAATTRPTDSQRMQKVDWDGKVALIQAAKAANIKRFVFFSILECDQHPDVPLMDIKHCTEKFLAESGLNYTILRPCGFMQGLIAQYAIPVLEGQTVWVTGEAAPIAYMDTLDIAKFAVRSLSVPATENRIFPVVGTRPWGGYEIIRLCERLSGQDAKVARMPTGLVRGVRRIARFFQWGQNLADRLAFVEVIADGEPFTAPMDEVYETFGIDRQETTTLEAYMQEYFARIIKKLKELDYEVSAKKQSKKKLPF, encoded by the coding sequence ATGAATGTACTGGTGGTGGGTGCCACGGGCACTTTAGGAAGACAAGTTACGCGGCGCGCCCTCGATGAGGGATATAAGGTGCGCTGTCTGGTGAGAAATTTCAAAAAGGCCTCGTTCTTGCGGGAGTGGGGCGCTGAGTTGGTCGAGGCCAATCTGTGCAATCCCGAAAGTCTGCCGCCCACCCTCGAAGGCATGGACATCGTGATCGATGCGGCGACCACTCGCCCCACCGACAGTCAGCGGATGCAGAAGGTCGACTGGGACGGTAAAGTCGCCTTGATCCAGGCAGCCAAGGCTGCCAACATCAAGCGCTTTGTCTTTTTCTCGATCTTGGAGTGCGACCAGCATCCCGACGTGCCGCTGATGGACATCAAGCACTGCACGGAGAAATTTCTGGCGGAGTCGGGGCTCAACTACACGATTCTGCGGCCCTGCGGCTTCATGCAGGGTCTGATTGCCCAGTACGCCATTCCGGTTTTGGAAGGCCAAACGGTTTGGGTGACCGGAGAAGCGGCCCCCATCGCCTACATGGACACCCTCGACATCGCCAAGTTTGCGGTGCGATCGCTGTCGGTCCCGGCCACCGAGAACCGCATCTTCCCCGTGGTGGGCACTCGACCCTGGGGAGGCTACGAAATCATTCGCCTGTGCGAGCGGCTTTCGGGCCAAGACGCGAAGGTGGCTCGCATGCCGACGGGCCTGGTGCGCGGCGTTCGCCGCATTGCGCGCTTCTTCCAGTGGGGCCAAAACTTGGCGGACCGACTGGCCTTTGTGGAAGTGATCGCCGACGGAGAACCCTTTACGGCACCGATGGACGAGGTGTACGAGACTTTTGGGATCGATCGCCAGGAAACTACGACTCTAGAAGCCTACATGCAGGAGTATTTTGCCCGCATTATTAAGAAGCTAAAAGAGCTAGATTACGAAGTCTCGGCCAAGAAACAGAGCAAAAAGAAACTGCCTTTCTAA
- the pdxA gene encoding 4-hydroxythreonine-4-phosphate dehydrogenase PdxA has translation MNGQHREQEQVRLAVTLGDPAGIGPEVLLKALSQPLPGAQVTVVGQRSLLETTYEHLRRQHPDLPLADPATLAVLEVPTPLSTLTWGQESAATGAASFAYLETAIARAVAGEFQGIVTGPIAKSAWKAAGHHYPGQTELLAERGGAPRYGMLFVARSPHTGWILRTLLATTHIPLRQVPDALTPELLDQKLELLLGCLDQDFGLKTPRIAVAGLNPHSGEQGQLGREEVEWLGPWLERSRQRWPHVQIEGPIPPDTLWVKPGQAWFGPAGAIAHDGYLALYHDQGLIPVKLMAFDRAVNTSIGLPFVRTSPDHGTAFDIAGRGIASPASMKAALDLAVDLCVQRRQGVSQPAIAS, from the coding sequence ATGAACGGGCAGCATCGGGAACAAGAGCAGGTTCGGTTGGCGGTCACCCTCGGAGATCCTGCGGGTATCGGGCCTGAGGTGCTGCTCAAGGCGCTGTCTCAGCCGCTGCCAGGGGCTCAGGTGACGGTGGTGGGCCAGCGATCGCTCCTGGAAACGACCTACGAGCACCTGCGTCGCCAGCACCCCGATCTGCCGCTGGCTGACCCGGCAACCCTGGCGGTCCTGGAGGTGCCGACTCCCCTGAGCACGCTGACCTGGGGTCAAGAAAGCGCAGCCACGGGCGCAGCCAGCTTCGCGTACCTGGAGACGGCGATCGCTCGGGCCGTTGCTGGCGAGTTCCAGGGAATCGTCACCGGCCCCATCGCCAAGTCCGCCTGGAAAGCAGCTGGTCATCACTATCCCGGCCAAACAGAGCTGCTGGCTGAGCGGGGCGGCGCCCCGCGCTACGGCATGCTCTTCGTGGCGCGATCGCCCCATACAGGCTGGATCCTGCGCACCCTCTTGGCCACCACCCACATTCCCCTGCGCCAGGTGCCCGACGCCCTCACCCCGGAGCTGCTCGATCAGAAGCTGGAGCTGCTGCTAGGGTGCCTGGACCAAGACTTTGGCCTCAAAACGCCGCGCATTGCCGTTGCCGGCCTCAACCCCCACAGCGGCGAGCAGGGGCAGCTGGGCCGAGAAGAAGTGGAGTGGCTGGGACCTTGGCTAGAGCGATCGCGCCAGCGCTGGCCCCACGTCCAGATTGAGGGACCGATTCCCCCCGACACGCTGTGGGTCAAGCCCGGCCAGGCCTGGTTTGGCCCCGCAGGCGCGATCGCCCACGACGGCTACCTCGCCCTCTATCACGACCAGGGCCTCATTCCCGTCAAGCTGATGGCCTTCGATCGCGCCGTCAACACCTCCATCGGCTTGCCCTTCGTGCGCACCTCTCCGGACCACGGCACCGCCTTTGATATCGCTGGCCGGGGAATCGCTAGCCCCGCCAGTATGAAAGCGGCCCTAGACCTAGCGGTAGATCTGTGTGTCCAGCGCCGCCAGGGCGTCTCTCAACCTGCGATCGCCTCTTAA